GAGTTAAATACAACAGCATTATTGCCACACTACCAACAATTTGGTAAATTTGTAACATGAGTACAGCAGAATTAAATAAAACAAAACTTAATTTAATTGCATGGATAAATCAATTGTCCGATGTTGATGTATTATCTTTTTTAGATGGGCTAAAAAGCTCTAAATCTAAAACTGATTGGTGGAGTGAACTTTCTGCGCAACAAAAAAAATAATTTTACCCAGTAGGCGATAAGATGAAGCCCGGCATTTGATTGGTAGGGCTTAGTAATCTCTAAAAGAAGTATGATGCAAACAATTGATGACGAAATGAGATTATTGGTTTCAAGTATGAATGAAATTGTAGATAGTCTTACGAGAAAAAAGATTTTGGAAGGTAATTTATTTCAGTGTTGGACAACTCTTAATAAACATAGTGGTATAGATATTTTTTGTAACAACTATACATTATGTGTTCAACTTTACAAAGCGAATTCACAACATCTCAATTATCTTGCGTTCTCTACCTTTCAAGGCTTTTTTGATAAAGATGGTTATGCTGACGCTTTTGCCGAAATAAAACCAATTGAAATTTTTAGATTTAACTATATAACCGATGTAGGCATTGGAAAATGGCAAGATCAAGAAAAAAGTGAAATTGAATATTTTTCAAAAGAGCTTGCAGGTGTTTTTGTAAATAAATTTTTTTCTATAACCCTTGCTAATAAACAGTAACCTTGCCCCCAGTAGGTGCTAAGATTTTCTTAGTGCCGTTTCTGTTGCAAATGCTAAACTAAAACATCCTCGTTACACTACGTTAAACGAGAATGAGTAAAGGGGAAATCTCTACCGGCTTTTTTTAACTATCCAGTTACTATACTAAAAAGAGATATCAACGAATGCAATAATAGCAGTGTAGATTGATTTTTTTTTTGAAATACAAAATGTTATTTTCATTGCAAGTAAAAACAAAAAAATGAAAAAACGTCTACTTGTTGCATTAGCTGCATTTTTAACTCTTTTTTATACCTCTGCTGTAAACAGCCAAACAATGGGCAATTTATGGGGTGCACTGCCCTATGCTGGGGATAGTATAGGTGGTTCTATCATAAAATATAGCTCAGTATCCGGAAATAATTCTGTGGTACATTCTTTTTCAAGAGATGGAATTGCTCCTTTGCATGAAAATCTGCTAAAGGCAAATGATGGTAATTTGTATGGTACAACATCGTACGGTGGCATAAAAAACAACGGAACAATATTCCGGTACAACCCAACAACGAATCAATATAAATCTATTTGTTATTTTGAAGATACTTTAATTGGGAAACTGCCCAAAGCAGGACTTATTCAAGCAAGCAACGATACCTTATATGGTATGACTTCGAGCGGAGGAGCATTTGGTAAGGGAACAATTTATAAATCCGATCTTAATGGAAATACTGCTGTATTATATAGTTTAAATACCACCAACAACGATGGCTATAATCCCTATGGAAAACTAATTGAGTACAACAATGCACTATACGGTTTAACAAAAGATGGTGGTGCCTACGGGAAGGGAACGTTATTCAAAATTTCTTTTTCGGGTGTGTTTACAAAGCTTCATGATTTTGGTAACGGCTCTGATGGAGCTAATCCATGGGCTTCTGTAGTTTACCACAATAATGCATTGTATGGCACAACCGAATTGGGGGGGACAAATAATTTAGGAACAATTTTTAAGTACGATTTAAATACGATGCAGGAATCTGTGCTTGTATCTTTTATTGTTGCAACCGGCTCTAATCCTAAAGGAAGTTTAATTGTAGTTAATGACACGTTATACGGAACTACTTCTTTAAGAGGTCCAGGAACAAATGGTGGAAGTATTATCAAATGTAGTTTTACGGGGAACTTAAGTGTGGTAGATCATTTTGTTGGAGCCTATGCTAATCCGGAATGTGGTTTAGCTTTAATTAATGATACGCTATACGGAACAACACCTTTTAACTATGGAAGTGTTTTCAAATGCCCATTAATTGGTACAATTAGCAACATTCATTTTTTTAATGATACTGCCGGAAACGCCCCTCGTTGCACACTTCTTCCGGTTAATGATACCCTGTATGGCTTTACCGGTGGAGGTGGAGCAACTACAGAAGGTACATTATTTTCTATTACTACCTCTGGAAGTTTTTCATTACTGCACGAATTTGGAACCAATTCGATGGGCTATTCGCCTTTTAATACGTTGTTGCAGGCGAGTGATGGAAATATGTATGGAATGAATTCTGCAGGCGGAGATTTTGGCTTTGGTACTATTTTTAAAGTTACCCCAACCGGAACTATTTCAACTATTTATCATTTTAAAAATCTTGCAGATGGAAGACCTTCACAAGGGGGATTGATAGAAATAAATGATACCCTCTATGGAATTACCACGATGGGTGGCGATTATGATATGGGTACAATTTTTAAATGTAGTTTCTCCGGACAACATCAGGTAATGCATAGCTTTGGATCGCTTGGTAATGATGGGATGTATCCTATGAGTAGCTTATTTGCTATGAATGATACTATTTACGGAACTACATATGTTGGGGGCGATAATGGCGATGGAACAATTTACAGAATTACATTGTCAGGAAATTTTTCAATTTTAAATCATTTTGGTGGTTTGCCCGGAATGCCACGTTATTCTACCGGTAGTTTTATCGCTGTTAGCGATACCTTATATGGATTAACACAATATGGTGGAGCAAATGATATGGGTTGCATTTATAAATGTAGCATTGATGGAAATATCCAAGTACTGTACAGCTTTGGAACAAACGCAAATGACGGGATGAATCCATTTGTAGATTTAATTCTTGCTTCTGATAGTAATTTGTATGGAACTACATCTGCCGGAGGAAGCAATAATTTCGGAACTATATTTAAGTGCAGCATAAATGGAGCTGCGAGCACTGTTTACAGTTTTACATCCAATGATGGAAAATACCCTTCGGGAAGTTTACTTCAGGCAAGTGATAGTTTGTTGTATGGGGTTACTCCAAATGGTGGAATCAATGACAAGGGTGTACTATTTAAGTGCTCGCTAAATGGCAACTACTCCAACGTAGTTCAATTTGACGAAACAACAGGCTATTGCGGGCAGCCTTCATCTAGTTTGATAGAATATATGACCGTTAGCATTTCGAAAATAGCAAGCTGCACCGGAGATACACTTGTTGCAAATGTTAATGGAGGTGGAGTGGGTTACGTGTATCTATGGAATACCGGGGCAACAACTCAAAAGATAAAGATAAATCAGAGCGGTAATTATACGATTACCATTTTAAACACAAAAGGGGCAATTGCTCAAGCGTCCGTAAATGCAAGCTACGCTTCCCCTCTTAGTGTTAATGTGAGTAGCAATGACTCAATTTGTTATGGCGACACCACACAGATTAGTGCAACAGCAAACGGTGGCCACGGAAATTACACGTACGCTTGGGCTCCGGGTAATTTAGCGGGAAATACTCAAAATGTAAATCCTGATAGCACTACCGTTTATATTGTTAGTGTTTCAGATAGCTTAGGATGTGTGGCCAGCGATAGTTTAATAATTAAAGTAAACCCGGCAATTTCTATTTCGCTTAGCAATCCGGATACTATTTGTCTCGGGGCAAGTACCACTATTACTGTAACTGCGACTGGAGGCACGGGAGCATTTAACTACACTTGGTCTCTTGGCAGTTTATTAGCAAATACGTTTACTGTGTCACCTACAAATACAACTGCATACATAGCAACAGCTAGCGATTTATGGGGTTGTACCAAACAAGATAGTGTGTTGATTACCGTTGAAATTTGCACCGGAATTGCTAATCAAATAAACGAAACTGTTTTTGTAGTCTACCCAAATCCAAGTAGTGGCGAGTTCAATGTTGTGCTGAATAATTTGAATACTACAAACAGTAAATTAATTGTTGAAAATGTACTTGGTGAAGTTGTGTATGTTTCTACGCTATCAAGCTTAAATACAAGTATAGATTTAAAGCACTTAACAAATGGCACTTATTTTATATCTATGCTTTCAGCGGATTTTAAATCGACTAGAAAAATTTTTATAAATAGATAGGGATTCCACTCCTAAACAGGAAGCCCCAACGCAAAAATTATGTTCGTGAAATGATTGTATGCAAAACCCGGACAATTATATTTTTAGCAGTGCCATCGATTATGCAGATGGGAAAGGCCAGGTAAATATTACAAAGATTATTTAAGGATCGCGTTGCAAACGCTAAACTCAAGCATCCTCGTTACACTGCGTTAAACGAGGATATTTGAGTGAGATTTGTATTATTTTTTAGAGGGATTTACAAACTCGTTTAGACTAGATTCTAAAGCGGCTCCTCTTAAATTTTTTGCAATAATTATACCCTTACCATCAATTAAAAAATTAGTTGGTATTGAATTTACACGATACAAGGCACCTGCCTCTGATTGCCATCCTTTTAAATCGCTTACATGATATGGCCAAGTTAGATTGTCCTTCTTAATGGCAGCTATCCAAGCATCTTTGTTTTGATCAAGGGAAACACTGTAAACCTCAAATCCTTTTCCATTTTTAAACTTAACATCTTTAAATTTATTGTACGCTGCAACCACAGCAGGATTTTCATGTCGGCAAGGACCGCACCAAGACGCCCAAAAATCAATTAATACCACTTTCCCTTTTAAATCGGACAGTGCAATTTCCTTCCCTTCCGGACTTTTGAATTTTATTTCCGGAGCTTTGTTGCCTATATTAACGCCTACAACACTTCCGGATGGCGATTTGTCTTCTTGCTTGTTTTTTTTAGGAATAAATGCAAAGCACATTACTCCAGCAAGTACTGTTACTAAAGCTGCTATTTTTCTCATAATCGTATTCTTTTAAAAATTTGACATTTATTAATCCCCACATACAAAATGTAGTAGGGATATTTACTTTCTTACAATTTCCGCGCCAAGTTTTCGCAAACGTTCATCAATATGCTGATATCCTCTGTCTATCTGCTCTATATTGTATATGGTACTTTTCCCTTTTGCCGATAAGGCAGCAATTAAAAGGGACACCCCGGCTCTAATATCGGGTGATGTCATAGAAATCCCCTTTAATGCATGTTCTCTGTTAAGTCCAATTACATTTGCACGATGTGGATCACACAATATAATTTGTGCGCCCATGTCTATAAGCTTGTCAACAAAAAACAATCGACTTTCAAACATTTTTTGATGGATGAGTACGCTGCCTTTAGCTTGTGTTGCCACAACTAATACAATACTTAATAAATCCGGTGTAAAGCCCGGCCATATAGCATCAGCAATAGTAAGTATAGAACCATCAATAAACGTATCTATTTCGTACGATTCTTGTTCAGGAATAAATATATCATCGCCTCTGCGTTCCATTTTTATTCCTAAGCGCTGAAATACATTCGGAATAATTCCTAAATGTTCATACCCAACATTTTTGATGGTAATTTCAGATTGTGTCATGGCTGCCAAGCCAATAAAGCTACCTACTTCAATCATGTCGGGCAGCATACGATGTTCGCACCCTTTCAAAGAATTAACACCTTCTATTGTAAGCAAATTAGACCCAATGCCGGAAATTTTTGCGCCCATGCTGTTTAGCATTTTGCAAAGCTGTTGTATGTATGGCTCGCAAGCGGCATTGTATATAGTTGTAACGCCTTCTGCTAAAACAGCTGCCATTACAATGTTTGCGGTGCCTGTTACAGAGGCCTCGTCTAATAACATATACGCGCCTTTCAACTTTGGCGACTCTACTTTGTAAAATTCACTATCGGTATCGTAGTTAAACTTTGCTCCTAATTTTTCAAAGCCAATAAAATGGGTGTCTAAACGTCTTCTGCCTATTTTGTCTCCGCCCGGCTTAGGAATATAACCTCTTCCAAAACGCGCTAATAGCGGACCTACAATCATGATAGAGCCTCGAAGAGCAGAGCCTTTCTTTTTAAACTCAGGCGAATTTAAGTAATCTACATCTACGTCATCTGCCTGAAATGTAAATTGTTCGTGCGCTGTTTTCTCTACTTTAACTCCTAATTCTTTTAGTAAATCAATTAATTTATTTACATCAATAATGTCGGGCACATTGCTTATTACCACCTTTTCGGGAGTAAGTAATACTGCGCATAATATTTGTAAAGCTTCGTTTTTGGCGCCTTGCGGAGTAAGTTCTCCTTTTAGTCTTTTACCGCCAATTATCTCAAAATGTGCCACTGGAAATTTAAAATTTGAACGTTGATAAATGAAAGAAAATATTAATATTTCCTTTTATGAAATCTATTATTATTGTTATTCCTATTACGACCGTTGTTATTCCTATCATTTCGGTCATTTCTTTCCGTTCTTTCGTTCGGTCTTTTTTTGTTTCGAGCTAAAATGTCGTTAGTGTTATGCAAACGGAATGACTCTTGCACTTTTAGTTTGCCTTTCGACAATTCTTCCAACTGTTGCAGTATAACTACATCTTCCACTGTTTCTTGGTTCCAAGTCAGGTAACATCTTTTCATTAGGTTTGCAATAGATGCAATTAATGCGTTTTTTTCATCGCCTTCTTCGTATGTACTTGCTTTCTCAATTAAACGCTCTACCGTATTGCCATAATGTCTATACCTTACGTTGTGCGAAGGATAAAGAACTTTGTCGGGTTTTGTTTGAAATGTTTCTTTTGATGGCTTTGGGTAAGGCGACTCAACATCCAATTTAAAATCAGAAATAATATATAAGTGATCCCAAAGCTTATGTTTAAAATCCGCCACATCTCTTAAGTGCGGGTTTAGTTGCCCCATTACATAAATAATTGCTTTTGCTACTTTAGCTCGCTCTTCTTTATCCTCTACGGTAATGGCAAAATCAACCATTCGTTGAATATTTCTGCCGTATTCTGGTAATATTAAATGTGGTAAACTTGTGTGATATTCCATAAACTCGAATTATACACTAAATGTATTTTATTTTATTGAAACGAGCAAAACTCTTGCTAGTGAGCAAAAATAAGTGTTTTGGAAAAATAAAATAAGGTTGCGTGTTTAATTCAAAAAGTGCTTGGGGAGTTCAAAATCAACTCGTATTTGTTTTCGTTTG
This sequence is a window from Bacteroidota bacterium. Protein-coding genes within it:
- a CDS encoding T9SS type A sorting domain-containing protein; amino-acid sequence: MKKRLLVALAAFLTLFYTSAVNSQTMGNLWGALPYAGDSIGGSIIKYSSVSGNNSVVHSFSRDGIAPLHENLLKANDGNLYGTTSYGGIKNNGTIFRYNPTTNQYKSICYFEDTLIGKLPKAGLIQASNDTLYGMTSSGGAFGKGTIYKSDLNGNTAVLYSLNTTNNDGYNPYGKLIEYNNALYGLTKDGGAYGKGTLFKISFSGVFTKLHDFGNGSDGANPWASVVYHNNALYGTTELGGTNNLGTIFKYDLNTMQESVLVSFIVATGSNPKGSLIVVNDTLYGTTSLRGPGTNGGSIIKCSFTGNLSVVDHFVGAYANPECGLALINDTLYGTTPFNYGSVFKCPLIGTISNIHFFNDTAGNAPRCTLLPVNDTLYGFTGGGGATTEGTLFSITTSGSFSLLHEFGTNSMGYSPFNTLLQASDGNMYGMNSAGGDFGFGTIFKVTPTGTISTIYHFKNLADGRPSQGGLIEINDTLYGITTMGGDYDMGTIFKCSFSGQHQVMHSFGSLGNDGMYPMSSLFAMNDTIYGTTYVGGDNGDGTIYRITLSGNFSILNHFGGLPGMPRYSTGSFIAVSDTLYGLTQYGGANDMGCIYKCSIDGNIQVLYSFGTNANDGMNPFVDLILASDSNLYGTTSAGGSNNFGTIFKCSINGAASTVYSFTSNDGKYPSGSLLQASDSLLYGVTPNGGINDKGVLFKCSLNGNYSNVVQFDETTGYCGQPSSSLIEYMTVSISKIASCTGDTLVANVNGGGVGYVYLWNTGATTQKIKINQSGNYTITILNTKGAIAQASVNASYASPLSVNVSSNDSICYGDTTQISATANGGHGNYTYAWAPGNLAGNTQNVNPDSTTVYIVSVSDSLGCVASDSLIIKVNPAISISLSNPDTICLGASTTITVTATGGTGAFNYTWSLGSLLANTFTVSPTNTTAYIATASDLWGCTKQDSVLITVEICTGIANQINETVFVVYPNPSSGEFNVVLNNLNTTNSKLIVENVLGEVVYVSTLSSLNTSIDLKHLTNGTYFISMLSADFKSTRKIFINR
- a CDS encoding TlpA family protein disulfide reductase, coding for MRKIAALVTVLAGVMCFAFIPKKNKQEDKSPSGSVVGVNIGNKAPEIKFKSPEGKEIALSDLKGKVVLIDFWASWCGPCRHENPAVVAAYNKFKDVKFKNGKGFEVYSVSLDQNKDAWIAAIKKDNLTWPYHVSDLKGWQSEAGALYRVNSIPTNFLIDGKGIIIAKNLRGAALESSLNEFVNPSKK
- the murA gene encoding UDP-N-acetylglucosamine 1-carboxyvinyltransferase; this translates as MAHFEIIGGKRLKGELTPQGAKNEALQILCAVLLTPEKVVISNVPDIIDVNKLIDLLKELGVKVEKTAHEQFTFQADDVDVDYLNSPEFKKKGSALRGSIMIVGPLLARFGRGYIPKPGGDKIGRRRLDTHFIGFEKLGAKFNYDTDSEFYKVESPKLKGAYMLLDEASVTGTANIVMAAVLAEGVTTIYNAACEPYIQQLCKMLNSMGAKISGIGSNLLTIEGVNSLKGCEHRMLPDMIEVGSFIGLAAMTQSEITIKNVGYEHLGIIPNVFQRLGIKMERRGDDIFIPEQESYEIDTFIDGSILTIADAIWPGFTPDLLSIVLVVATQAKGSVLIHQKMFESRLFFVDKLIDMGAQIILCDPHRANVIGLNREHALKGISMTSPDIRAGVSLLIAALSAKGKSTIYNIEQIDRGYQHIDERLRKLGAEIVRK
- a CDS encoding DUF4290 domain-containing protein; translated protein: MEYHTSLPHLILPEYGRNIQRMVDFAITVEDKEERAKVAKAIIYVMGQLNPHLRDVADFKHKLWDHLYIISDFKLDVESPYPKPSKETFQTKPDKVLYPSHNVRYRHYGNTVERLIEKASTYEEGDEKNALIASIANLMKRCYLTWNQETVEDVVILQQLEELSKGKLKVQESFRLHNTNDILARNKKRPNERTERNDRNDRNNNGRNRNNNNNRFHKRKY